The stretch of DNA CATTGCATTAGATAACATTGAATCAAACTAAGTGGcatttctttaaacaaaaatttataaaataaagaaactaaaaaagtatatttcaatgttttatattttgttatactcAGTTACATGTATACATTTGTAATATGTGTGCAAATTTTATGTTTCattgaaaatctgaaaaattGAAATGCGTTTTATTTTGCAGGTAACTTTGGAAAGCATTTCTAATGGCTGTACAGCACAGGAACCAACCACCTGTTGCAGCCAAACAAAATCATCCCAGGTGTAAGTTGATACTGACTTCTTATTGACCCATTAGGCATTGCCAGCCAGATGATAGCCATCAGTGTGACAGGGTCATCTAAGTGTAAAGCATTCTGAAATATCAATTCTAATTACACTGGCATTGGCAGTACTATTTGCAATAGGTGTTTTGTTACCTACCTATATgttttacactttgtgtttaatGTAGAATGACTATATTAGAAATAAAGATGAGTACTTGGCACAGAGACTTGCTGTATTTGCCAGCAATATTAACCTTTTGTTGAACTGAATGTTGCTTTGTATCATGCTGCAACACTAGACTTATCACACTTTGCCAACCTGGAACTGATACTCCTTGCCACAATGCTTGGATATCTACTAAATAGGTTAAAAGGCATCTAGAGAAATAGTTCTCCTTTAACTGACATTTTTGTACTAATTTTCTTCAGCTCAAAGCAGCATCATAAAACCCAGCTGAAGATGCTGTCTCACAGATGGCAGAGGCTTGGTCTTCAGCCTCCAATCTTCTGGGACACACAAGAACACATTTCTCAACATAAACCTGATGTAGAAACCAGACCAGAACTGGAAATCCACCCCATACAGGTCAGACGCGAACGACCAGATGAGATCAAGACAATCAGTAATTCCCTTTGTAGCAGATCCAATAACGAACCTCTTGAAGGAAATGCAATTGAACCATCCATATCATTTGAATCTGAAAACAGTGACCTCTCTGACCAAGAGAAATACAATAAACCTATATTAAAATGGGAAACTGCTGTAGAATTGGACCTGAGGCCAGACTTATTTGATAGAGATCTAGAACCTACAGTGACCGGAGAAGAAGAGCAAGTATATCCTGAGGTTCTTCCATTTCCACTTAAAGATCTTGACTTTAGTCAATTCCAAGCCACAGCAGATGATTTGGAGAGCCAGCACAACTTGTGTTTAACTGACCCTTGTCTCCCAGCTATGGCTGCACGCATGATGAAACTGGAGAAACTTCAGACTGCGACTATACAGAAAGAACAAGGGAAAGTGGTGAGATCTCATCCAACAACTGCTTTAGTCCGAAGCGCCAATCGTCTGAGACGTGTGGAAAGCCCTTGTTCTCAGGTAGAACACTCGAGGACTAAAGGCAACAATTCAGTTTTAgaagatgtaacaaaactcacccTTTCTTCAAGCTCTCGTTCAAAGTCTATGCATCATAATCACCCGTCGCCATTTGCTGGAAAGATGTGGATTGGATTTCAGCAACCACCTAAGAAACTACACTCTGGTGtggtaaaattaaaaaagactGATGTCATTGTTCAAGATCTTGTTAATTCGAGCATGCCACAAAAATGCAGTAGTCCAAATAGCTCGAAGAGATGCAAACCCTCAAAGAAAGCCATGCCAAAGTCTCAGAAGACTTCTGAAAAGACTGGTGATCCTGCTAAAGCTCTTTGCAGGAAAACATGATATAATTATTTTGAAGGGTTTTAAGCTTTAAGATTGACAGTGTGTAAGTACCTGTGTGCATGTTACTGTATTTAATCTTGCAAATTCAAAGTTGAGCTCCATCAATAACATTTGTGGCATGCTGTCAGTTACCACAGAAAAATAACTTTAgtttaggggaaaaaaaaaaaaatcttacacagTAACCCAAAACATTTCTTCAGtagctgtttgttttttgtggGCTTTGGGGTGCTTTTTATTGATAGAGACAAGTGATAAGGTACTTGTGCTAACCACATGCATCAAAATTAACAGGAATACAGTGTTATTAACAttctacttaaaaataaaataaaaccacattaCAAGTCATTGTAAAATTCACCATTTATTAATATTCTTGTGCAATATTGGTTGTATAAATTGATACAAAATGAACATATTGTTATGCTGTGTACAGATGTTGGAAATTCCCCCCTTGAGTGGATAAGAAGATGAGCTCTTGAAAGGCACTTCAATAATAGAGTAGGACAGCAGCTGGCCATCAGGATCTCTCTCAAATGTGGCCATGACAGTTGTGAAAATTTTAACACTTACCCTGAAAATAGAATTGAAAATGGTTAGTTGTGGTTCAAGAATGGTTACTTTTGTGAGGGACATGCAAACATGTATTTCTTAATAGGGAAAAGCATTACCTTTTGGTTAATAAGTCTGGAATGTGTAATACCAGATTGTAACAATTTTTATGTACAGTGagtcaatttatttaattttggaaacctccattgtgtgtatatatatatatatatatatatatatatatatatatatatatatatatatataaagtaacacTATATATAGCTTATACATTGCAAATTTAGGTGGCATTTATTGGGTTTAGGAAAAAATGATcttatactgtataaatacatttggatttgactaaattatataaaaacaaaaaacaaaaccagatTCAGTAACTGTCAAATTTTTTCAAACTACTTATTCAGTCACATAGTGTATTGTCAGAGTAACAATCAACATCTTAATTCTCGGAAAAGCTCGCTCTAAAACAGAAAccttttttcagatgagattTCCTTTAAGAGTCTTCTTTAACAGACAGCACCTACAATACAAAGAATAAATATACCAGTATCTTGGTACATTACAGAAAACACACATTCTTGAAATATCCTGGAGAAATACACTCATCAGCTGACACACAAGGTGACTAAATCAGTCGATTTTTTTAGGTCTTGAATATTAAACGGTCCAAGAATGCACCTCTGTGGTTCACACCAATGGATAAAGTCAATGCAAGGTCCTCACAAAGCTTAATATGGATAGGTTATTCTGTGATCAGACCAATAACAACATTggtatatagaaataataataaaaaaagaagtataaaagtttataaaaatataattataaaataaaagggTTTAAATACAGGAAACTACAAAGTTTCCCTTAGGGCCCCAATCATTAGATGTGGGGTCTGAAAAACCTTTGTCTGCTGCCAAATTCTAATCTAATATCTACAGCCCTAAAAAGATGGATTAGAAATTAGACATTAATACTACACATGAGATCGGAACATTAATCCTATGAGAATTAGCCTCTGAGCTGGCTGTTCATTTCTAATCAAAGCTTTGCTTTGTGTTGGATCTAAACATGCCTTTAGGAGTGACCTGGATAAAGGGCCTTGAAGATGTCTCATCCTTTTGAAAGCAGAGGCAGGCAGGAGGATGATGGACAGACATGTCTCCATTGGCCAGAGAATATACTCGAACACAAAGAAACAGTGGGAGAAACAGCACAAACAGCAGTTAGTGTTGATGAAACAAAACCCACCATAAGCTTCCTAAAATGCTGAATTATGTTCTTACAGTGTTATGATTAACTTGCATGAAATTCTTGAAAGACGGACAACTTGTGGGAAGTCtaagttcatgttttttttttcaccacaaaacagctttattttgtttaatgataACAAATAATGAGAATTTACAGTAAATTCAAATTATTCCATTATCATGCAGGACAGGCTTTGCAAAAATAACAGGCAGATAATTCTTCCAGCATACTTTATGACCGTTATATAGATTTGGAACATATGGAATTGAGATATGAATAAAGAAGCAATTACCGCTTGTAACAAGCAGATTCATAGATCAGAGCAGGAAAACCCCTGTATCAAAAGACAACATTATCACAAACACAAGAACAGTCACAAAAAGTACATCTAAATATTCTACGCAAAGTCAAAAACACACCAGAGGGTTTGTACAGTAGTGCATTGGAAGCCATACATATATTCTCATGCATATTGAAAACACCCAATAGATTATGCAAAAACTATGACACATAAGTGTGACAACTCTGAAAAAGGTGAAGTATGTCTATCAGAGGCAGTACACTGAAGGTGCTTGGTCCATTAAAAATACTTTGATTCACCCTTACCCCAATGTTACCCGTAACCGGTTCCTTCCATTTTTGAGAAAGCAATAGTCAGTCTTTTCATTTATACCGACTGTTTTGTCTCTGTGAGAAACACCACAGCagaagctctgttccaaaatctagtgaAGCTGCCTCACTGCCTATTGCATACTAAGGCAGCGCCCTCAAAAGTGAACATTTTGGAATGCGTAAAGTTCACGACGGCAATACTCTactaaacataataaaataatgaaatataatacatCTAAAAAGTCATACAAAATTTGAGTCgaatagtttttaattttacactttttaataatttttagtaTTGCGCATACTTATAGGGTCATTAAGTACATTCATTCAGAAAGGTttcattaaaggaacactccactattttttaaAATAGGCTTATTCTCCAACTCCCtgagagttaaacagttgagtattaccattttcgaatccattcagcccatttccgggtctggcggtagcccatttagcttagcatagatcattgaatcagattagactgttagcatctcgctcaaaaatgaccaaaaagtttcgatatttttcctatttaaaacttgactcttctgtagttacattgtgaaCTATGTCAATTTAtgtcggtcttagtacacgatgtaactacagaagagtcaagtcttaaataggaaaaatatatcaaaaatataaatttttgagtgaaatgctaacggtctaattagattcaatgatctatgcaaagctaagctaaaagtgcttccgtcagacccggagatcagctgaatggattcagAAACTGTAAAATTCAACTATTTAACTCTAGGCGAAttgaaaatgagcctatttccaaaaATAGTGTTGTGTTCCTTTTAGGACAAGtacattataatattacaaaatatatatttcaatatatgctgttcttttgaactctccattcatcaataaatccttcaaaaaaagttttcattgtttccataacaaaatattaagcagcacaactttttttaagactgaaaataataaaaattttctaAGGactgaatcagcatattagaatgatttctgcaggatcatgcAACGGTAACGACTGCTGAAaattctatataatataatatatctatGATGCCTCACTAGGTTTTGGTACAGAGCAAAAGGGTGACAAAGGGTTTCAATGCATGTCCATTTCTCCAGATGACATTCTGTAAACATGCAGGAGAAGCCAAAAGGGCattatgatgacataatttttgggTTTAAAAAGAATGCAAAATGTTGATGCCATTTGTTTTGGAAGGATTAGCTTACCTTCAGTGTACCGATAGAGGTGTACAACCTGCCTTTACAGAGGAGGCTTTCCCTGCAGACCAGGTCAAGCAGGACCCAAGACCTCAGACTCAGCAGAAACACACCTAGGGCAAGGGGCATGCCATGGGCCTGCACGCCAGGTTGAGTTCTCACTCTCACACCTACGGGAGGGTGGATATAGACAGCATTTATGCTGGTCTTACTTGTGTCACACTCTAAACAGTCCTTGGTGGTTGAGAAATATTTAGTTTACATCAAATTCtagaattttacataaaatataatgtcTGTGAAAACAAATGGATA from Carassius gibelio isolate Cgi1373 ecotype wild population from Czech Republic chromosome B2, carGib1.2-hapl.c, whole genome shotgun sequence encodes:
- the LOC127950685 gene encoding uncharacterized protein LOC127950685, which encodes MSAIVNTQQVTLESISNGCTAQEPTTCCSQTKSSQVSKQHHKTQLKMLSHRWQRLGLQPPIFWDTQEHISQHKPDVETRPELEIHPIQVRRERPDEIKTISNSLCSRSNNEPLEGNAIEPSISFESENSDLSDQEKYNKPILKWETAVELDLRPDLFDRDLEPTVTGEEEQVYPEVLPFPLKDLDFSQFQATADDLESQHNLCLTDPCLPAMAARMMKLEKLQTATIQKEQGKVVRSHPTTALVRSANRLRRVESPCSQVEHSRTKGNNSVLEDVTKLTLSSSSRSKSMHHNHPSPFAGKMWIGFQQPPKKLHSGVVKLKKTDVIVQDLVNSSMPQKCSSPNSSKRCKPSKKAMPKSQKTSEKTGDPAKALCRKT